One Phaseolus vulgaris cultivar G19833 chromosome 11, P. vulgaris v2.0, whole genome shotgun sequence genomic window carries:
- the LOC137831182 gene encoding G-type lectin S-receptor-like serine/threonine-protein kinase At4g27290, translating to MLAMSCFCFLVFFCMWGTSTSLESLRVSQTIRDDKNETLVSAGGIIELGFLDLGNSSRRYLAIWYRNVSPRTVVWVANRNTPLHNRSGVLKLNEKGILVLLNGTHSIIWSSNISGKAVNDPIAQLLDSGNYVVKVKESILWQSFDDTSDTILPGMKLGWNLATGKERYMSSWKSVDNPAEGEYSVKLDRRGYPQAILFKGSEMKFRLGPWNGQSWAGYPVRSPQSSQIFVFNKTELYYEFRLLNSSDIISIFQLTPSGVGQKIFWKTHNTTERVLLPQERDQCERYAFCGANSICSYDGNHPTCECLRGYVPKSPHQWNMAIWDKGCVPRNKSNCKNSYTDDFLPYSHMKLPDTSSSWFDTTVNLDKCRELCLKTCSCIAYANLDIREGSGCLHWFNTLVDLRNFSQLGQDIYIRVPASELDHGGHGNMKNKIVGITLGAIILGLIITCVCILIIKNSVAAGVYCHMVQLQWRKEYFRLRNEDMDFPTFELSIIAKATNNFSSSNKIGEGGFGPVYKGTLLDGREVAVKRNSLMSDQGQNELKNEVVLIAKLQHRNLVKLLGCCIQGEEKLLIYEYMPNKSLDYFIFDETRSKLLSWHQRFHIICGIARGILYLHQDSSLRIIHRDLKTSNILLDAYMNPKISDFGMARTFGSDQVEDKTRKVVGTYGYMPPEYAVHGHYSVKSDVFGFGVIVLEIVSGNRNRGYSDPEHSLNLLGHAWRLWTEERPLELIDNQILERCLPFEALRCIHVGLLCVQQKPEDRPDMSVVIPMLNGEKLLPRPKAPGFYTGGCIPESVSSLKTCNLLSRNEMSLTIFEAR from the exons ATGTTGGCAATGTCATGTTTTTGCTTCTTGGTATTCTTCTGCATGTGGGGGACAAGCACATCACTGGAGAGTTTAAGAGTGAGTCAAACCATCCGAGATGATAAGAATGAGACTTTGGTTTCAGCAGGTGGAATTATTGAACTGGGTTTCTTGGACCTGGGAAATTCATCCAGGAGATACTTAGCTATATGGTACAGAAATGTATCCCCTAGAACAGTTGTGTGGGTGGCTAACAGAAATACACCTCTTCATAATAGATCAGGAGTTCTCAAACTCAATGAGAAAGGGATTCTTGTGCTACTCAATGGCACACACAGCATTATTTGGTCCTCCAACATCTCAGGCAAAGCAGTGAATGATCCAATTGCTCAGCTCTTGGATTCGGGAAATTATGTAGTGAAAGTCAAGGAGAGTATCTTGTGGCAGAGTTTTGATGATACGAGTGATACAATTTTGCCTGGAATGAAGCTTGGATGGAACTTAGCAACTGGTAAAGAAAGATACATGTCATCATGGAAAAGTGTTGATAATCCTGCTGAGGGAGAATATAGTGTTAAACTTGACCGTAGAGGATATCCTCAAGCAATTTTGTTCAAGGGATCTGAGATGAAGTTCAGACTTGGGCCATGGAATGGCCAGTCATGGGCAGGGTATCCTGTTAGAAGTCCTCAAAGTTcacaaatatttgtatttaataaaaCAGAATTGTACTATGAGTTCAGGCTTCTGAATAGTTCAGACATCATCAGCATATTTCAACTAACCCCATCTGGTGTTGGTCagaaaatattttggaaaactcACAACACCACCGAGAGAGTTCTCCTGCCTCAGGAGAGAGATCAATGCGAGAGATATGCTTTTTGTGGTGCAAATTCCATATGCAGTTATGATGGTAACCATCCAACTTGTGAATGCCTGAGAGGATATGTTCCCAAGTCTCCTCATCAGTGGAACATGGCAATTTGGGACAAGGGTTGTGTTCCAAGGAATAAGTCTAATTGCAAAAACAGTTATACGGATGACTTCTTACCCTACTCACACATGAAATTGCCAGACACATCTTCTTCGTGGTTTGATACAACTGTGAACCTTGATAAATGTCGCGAGTTATGTCTTAAAACTTGCTCTTGTATTGCATATGCAAATTTAGATATTCGTGAAGGAAGTGGCTGCCTACATTGGTTCAATACTCTAGTTGACTTGAGGAATTTCTCTCAATTGGGGCAAGACATTTACATCAGAGTCCCAGCTTCAGAATTAG ATCATGGTGGCCATGGAAACATGAAGAATAAGATAGTAGGAATCACTCTTGGTGCGATTATTTTGGGTTTAATCATCACATGTGTCTGCATACTGATAATTAAAAATTCAG TGGCAGCAGGTGTATATTGTCATATGGTACAACTTCAATGGCGGAAAGAATACTTCAGATTGAGGAATGAAGACATGGATTTTCCAACATTTGAGTTGTCTATCATTGCGAAAGCCACTAATAATTTTTCCAGCAGCAATAAAATAGGGGAAGGTGGATTTGGACCAGTTTATAAG GGTACACTGCTAGATGGGAGAGAGGTGGCAGTAAAAAGGAACTCATTGATGTCTGATCAAGGACAGAACGAGTTGAAAAATGAAGTTGTTTTGATTGCAAAACTTCAACACCGTAATCTTGTTAAACTGTTAGGTTGCTGCATTCAAGGAGAGGAAAAGTTGTTGATCTATGAATACATGCCTAACAAGAGCTTAGACTACTTCATCTTTG ATGAAACCAGAAGCAAGCTCTTATCCTGGCATCAACGCTTTCACATCATTTGTGGCATTGCTAGAGGAATTCTCTATCTTCACCAAGACTCTAGCTTAAGAATTATTCACAGAGATTTGAAAACCAGCAATATCCTATTAGATGCCTATATGAATCCTAAAATCTCAGACTTTGGCATGGCTCGGACTTTTGGCAGTGATCAAGTTGAAGACAAAACCAGAAAAGTGGTTGGAACGTA TGGCTACATGCCTCCAGAGTATGCTGTTCATGGCCATTACTCTGTGAAATCAGATGTCTTTGGTTTTGGTGTGATAGTACTAGAGATAGTTAGTGGAAACAGGAACAGGGGATATTCTGACCCAGAACACTCTCTTAATCTTCTTGGGCAT GCATGGAGACTATGGACTGAAGAAAGGCCATTGGAACTAATAGATAATCAAATACTTGAAAGATGCCTTCCTTTTGAAGCCTTAAGATGCATACACGTAGGTTTGTTATGTGTGCAACAAAAACCAGAAGATAGGCCAGACATGTCTGTTGTCATTCCTATGCTGAATGGCGAGAAGTTATTGCCTCGGCCAAAAGCTCCTGGATTTTACACAGGAGGCTGTATTCCTGAATCAGTATCATCATTGAAAACATGCAATCTTTTATCAAGAAATGAGATGTCCCTCACAATTTTTGAGGCAAGATAG